The proteins below are encoded in one region of Chryseobacterium wanjuense:
- the nrfD gene encoding NrfD/PsrC family molybdoenzyme membrane anchor subunit — protein sequence MSGHYEAPIREPLIIGHKTYHDITEDIARPIEERAGKLWWISLYAALVLFIYGFGCIAYTIGTGIGAWGLNRTINWGWDITNFVWWVGIGHAGTLISAVLLLFRQRWRMSVNRSAEAMTIFAVVQAAIFPVIHMGRVWVGYWVFPLPNQFGSLWGNFNSPLLWDVFAISTYFSVSTVFWFMGLIPDFAMIRDRAKTPWTKKIYTFLAFGWGGKAKHWQRFEELSLVLAGLATPLVFSVHTTVSFDFATSVIKGWHSTIYPPYFVAGAIFSGFAMVQTLLLVARKVCHLEEYITMYHIEIMNIVIILTGGMVTVAYATEYFIGWYSGSRFEDFTYLSPGAAVGPYWWAFWALITCNLIIPASFWFKRLRTNIIWTFIVALIINIGMWFERFDIIVINLSRDYLPGSWTMFKPTIIDVGVYLGTIGFFSVLFLLYARTFPVIAQAELKSILKISGETYKAKEGDEHH from the coding sequence ATGTCAGGACATTACGAAGCTCCGATAAGGGAACCTCTAATTATTGGTCACAAAACTTATCACGATATTACAGAAGATATCGCACGACCTATCGAAGAAAGAGCAGGCAAATTATGGTGGATCTCATTATATGCAGCCTTAGTTCTATTCATCTATGGATTTGGGTGTATCGCTTATACTATCGGAACAGGTATTGGAGCATGGGGACTTAACAGAACTATTAACTGGGGTTGGGATATCACCAACTTCGTATGGTGGGTAGGTATCGGTCACGCCGGAACACTTATCTCCGCAGTATTATTATTATTTAGACAGAGATGGAGAATGTCTGTAAACAGATCTGCGGAAGCGATGACGATCTTCGCGGTTGTACAGGCAGCAATCTTCCCGGTAATCCACATGGGTAGAGTTTGGGTAGGATATTGGGTATTCCCTTTACCAAACCAGTTCGGTTCTCTTTGGGGGAACTTCAACTCTCCTCTACTTTGGGACGTATTTGCGATCTCTACGTATTTCTCAGTATCAACAGTATTCTGGTTCATGGGATTGATTCCTGACTTTGCAATGATCAGAGACAGAGCAAAAACACCTTGGACTAAGAAAATTTATACATTCCTTGCATTCGGTTGGGGTGGTAAAGCAAAACACTGGCAAAGATTCGAAGAACTTTCTTTGGTTCTTGCAGGTTTAGCAACTCCGCTTGTATTCTCAGTACACACTACCGTATCTTTTGACTTCGCAACTTCGGTTATTAAAGGATGGCACTCTACAATCTACCCTCCTTATTTCGTTGCCGGTGCGATCTTCTCAGGATTTGCAATGGTACAAACACTATTGTTAGTTGCAAGAAAAGTTTGTCACTTAGAAGAATATATTACAATGTATCATATCGAAATCATGAACATCGTAATTATCTTGACTGGTGGTATGGTAACTGTAGCTTATGCAACTGAATATTTCATCGGATGGTACTCAGGATCTAGATTTGAAGATTTTACATATCTTTCTCCGGGTGCTGCTGTTGGACCTTACTGGTGGGCTTTCTGGGCATTGATTACTTGTAACTTGATTATTCCTGCTTCATTCTGGTTCAAGAGACTAAGAACGAACATTATCTGGACATTCATTGTTGCATTAATTATCAACATCGGTATGTGGTTTGAGCGTTTTGATATCATCGTTATCAACCTTTCAAGAGACTACTTACCAGGATCATGGACTATGTTTAAGCCAACGATCATTGATGTGGGTGTATATTTAGGAACTATCGGATTCTTCTCTGTATTATTCTTATTGTACGCAAGAACATTCCCTGTAATTGCACAGGCAGAATTAAAATCGATTTTGAAAATCTCAGGTGAAACTTATAAAGCAAAAGAAGGAGATGAGCACCACTAA
- a CDS encoding DUF3341 domain-containing protein, which produces MSTTKIVYGLYADDDDLMNGVKAFNDKGIAINEVYTPFPVHGLDKALGLKKTRISDAAFIYACYGVTIGATLTWYVMNHDWPQNIGGKPAFDWGHNMPAFVVPMFELMVFCAAHMMSLTFLVRNKMYPGAPAQNPDPRTTDDKFMMEFVTDDVESVKQLLIETGVEEITVKDA; this is translated from the coding sequence ATGAGCACCACTAAAATTGTATACGGACTTTATGCTGACGACGACGATTTAATGAACGGCGTTAAAGCATTCAACGATAAAGGAATCGCAATCAACGAAGTTTATACTCCGTTTCCGGTTCACGGGCTTGACAAAGCTTTAGGGTTAAAGAAAACAAGAATTTCTGATGCCGCTTTCATCTATGCTTGTTATGGAGTAACAATCGGTGCTACTTTAACTTGGTATGTGATGAATCACGACTGGCCTCAAAACATTGGTGGTAAACCAGCTTTCGATTGGGGACACAACATGCCTGCATTCGTAGTACCAATGTTCGAGCTTATGGTATTTTGTGCCGCTCACATGATGTCATTAACTTTCTTGGTAAGAAACAAAATGTATCCCGGAGCTCCTGCACAAAACCCGGATCCGAGAACAACGGATGATAAATTCATGATGGAATTTGTGACTGATGATGTAGAATCTGTAAAACAGTTGCTAATTGAAACTGGAGTTGAAGAAATAACTGTTAAAGATGCTTAA